The Ichthyobacterium seriolicida sequence ATAATCTCCAGGTTTATATTTTTTCACAACTCCTTCTAAATAAGAAAAAGGACTGTATTCAACTCCCTTTTCTGACTTATATCCTCTGACTTTTCCGTAGCTCAACCTAAGTGTTCCATTGGCATCTGGAGAGTACTTTTTCTCAGGAAAAACTTCCATCTGAGCCTTTATATATTTCCTCTGTAAATCTTTTATATCAGAATTAATTCTATCGTAATTTACCATAGTATTCTGATTATATACCTCTATTATGCTTTTAGATAATTTACACATGGGATCTTCCAAAATCATTTTCATCAATTCTGGTATGCTCTTTTCTTCTATATACGATTTAAGAGCTCTAGGCTTTGTCAATACTGTTTTAGAGAATAATTCCTTTGACATTTTTTCGTAATCTCGTTGATACTCTTCTGACAGATCATTTAGATATTTAGGTATGAACTCCTCACCTATTTCAGCCATATATATACCTATCAAACTCTGAAATATTTCCATATCTACTTTTTCTGTGTAATTATCAAAGTGATCATCCACATAGTTTAGAATATCTTTTTTGATTTTTTCAGCATTTTCTGTCCCCTCCCCATCGCCTAAGAAACTTTTTATCTTACTGTAAAATTTTAATATATCAGTATTGTAATACATCTCTGTGAAATAATCCTTAGCCCTTGAATATGGCAAAATCTCTTTGTAATATTTTTCAAATCCATCTAATATTTCTTCGTACTCTCTATTACCCTTTACTCTTTTTCTAAACTCATCTTCAAAATCTTGTTTCTTATCTAGAGTATTTGTTTGTTTTAAACCATAGGACTCCCCTATCCACTTTTTCCAATAGTTAGCTATTCTAGATTGCTTAGACGCGTATTTTATTCTATCTGTTTCACTCGATCTCATATGTCTGTCTAGCACTTTTAGAGACTCATTTCTAATGGATATTTTAATATGGTTATTGGTGTTTATTATCTGTTTTACAGCTACTGATGGGAGATATTTATCAGTTTTACCAGGAAATCCAAATATCATTGTAAAGTCTCCTTCGTCTACTCCATCTATGGAAATAGGAAAAAAGTGCTTTGGCTTATACGGAATATTATCTTTAGAAAATTCCGCTGGTTTATTATCCTTTCCTGCATATATCCTAAACAAAGTGAAATCTCCAGTATGTCTAGGCCACATCCAGTTATCAGTATCTGAACCGTATTTCCCTATTGATGAAGGTGGAGCTCCTACAAGTCTTATATCTTTAAATTCCTCAGTTATAAAAGCCAGATACATATTGCCATTATAAAAAGGTTTTATCATAATATTCTCATGCGACTCTAATATTGTATTTTCTTTGATTTTTTCTATATTTTGAGAAATCATATCAGCTCTTTTGCTCTCTTTTATATCAGATGTAATACCCATAAGGACAGAGTCAGTTATATCGTATATATTTTTTACAAAGGTGGCACTCAGATTTTTATTAGGTAATTCTTGATTTCTAGTCTTTGCCCAAAAACCTTCTTTTAAATAGTTATTTTCCAAAGAAGAGTGTTTTTGTATACTGTGATAGCCACAATGGTGATTAGTTAATAATAAGCCTTCTGCTGATATTATTTGAGCTGTACATCCTCCTAAGCGCACCACAGCGTCTTTTATACTAGGTTTATTTAGACTGTAAATATCTTTTGTAGATATACGAAGTCCCATTTTTTTCATTTCTTTTTCCTCATCACTATCTATGGTATGTGGAAGCAACATACCTCCTGATTGAGAAAAAAGATTATAAGATAGTAAATTAAAAGATGTTATAGTTATTAGGATTATTTTTTTCATCATAACGAGAATTTGTAAATACAGATAAGCGGGCAAATTTATGTAAATATATTTTTTACCTTAGGTTGAAGTATTCTAATTGAGATTGCGATTTTAATGCTCAGTAGTTTAAAATAAGAATAAACAGTATATATTTGCCCGTGTTAGGCTGTAGTTAGCTTTTTAATAGCAAAAACAAGTCAGTTCGTATTTAGAAAAAAGGAGTTTTTTATATACTTTTATTATTATAAGATCAGGGATTATTATTTATCTGTATTATTGAGTGCTTATGATAATACCTAAAAAATGTTGACGATGAAAAAAGATTTATTGAGGTTGAGTATAGAAGGTATCTCTTATACTAAGTCCGAAAACATCTATGCTATTATTTTAAGTGAGAATAGTGAGAATAGGAAAATACCAATAATCATTGGAGCTATTGAGGCTCAATCTATTCTTTGTGCTATAGAAAGAAACACTGATAACAGCAGACCTGCCATTCATGATTTATTCAAAATATTTTCTGATTCGTATGGAATAGATTTAGTTTACGTCATTATAGATAAAATAGAAAACGGAATTTTTCATTCGTCGATAGTGTGCTCTAGAGGTGGACAAGAGATAAACAACATAGATTCTAAAACTTCTGATGCTATCGCTTTAGCTATACGTTTTAGGGCTCCCATATACATAAGAAAAAATATTATGGATATAGCTGGCTTGACAATATTAGATAACAGTGATGAAGAATTTTTAGATGAAAAAAAATCAAAACTGAGAAATTCCAAAGAGACTCTTATCAAGCTAATGCAAAAAGCTGTTGAAGATGAAGATTACAGATTGGCCGAAGAAATAAAAAATGAGATAAATAGAATTAGCAAATAATGAAACAGTATTTAGACTTTTTGAGAACTATACTAGATGAAGGTGTCAAAAAAGATGATAGAACAGGCACTGGAACTCTAAGCATATTTGGATATCAAATGCGTTTTGATCTCTCAAAAGGATTCCCATTAGTCACCACTAAAAAGGTTCATTTCGCTTCTGTTGCCCATGAATTATTATGGTTTTTAAAAGGGGAAACAAATATTTCTTATTTAAAAAATAATAATGTTTCTATTTGGGATGAATGGGCTGATGAAAATGGCGATTTAGGTCCTATTTATGGTCATCAGTGGCGCAGCTGGAAAAATGCATCTGGGCAAAGCATAGATCAAATAACCAAAGTTGTAAATGAAATAAAGTTAAATCCCAATTCTAGAAGACTGGTAGTATCAGCTTGGAACGTAGGAGAATTAGACCATATGAAATTACCTCCTTGTCATATTTTGTTCCAATTTTACATTTTAAATAATAAACTGTCTTGTCAGTTATATCAAAGGAGCGCTGAT is a genomic window containing:
- a CDS encoding S46 family peptidase, whose amino-acid sequence is MMKKIILITITSFNLLSYNLFSQSGGMLLPHTIDSDEEKEMKKMGLRISTKDIYSLNKPSIKDAVVRLGGCTAQIISAEGLLLTNHHCGYHSIQKHSSLENNYLKEGFWAKTRNQELPNKNLSATFVKNIYDITDSVLMGITSDIKESKRADMISQNIEKIKENTILESHENIMIKPFYNGNMYLAFITEEFKDIRLVGAPPSSIGKYGSDTDNWMWPRHTGDFTLFRIYAGKDNKPAEFSKDNIPYKPKHFFPISIDGVDEGDFTMIFGFPGKTDKYLPSVAVKQIINTNNHIKISIRNESLKVLDRHMRSSETDRIKYASKQSRIANYWKKWIGESYGLKQTNTLDKKQDFEDEFRKRVKGNREYEEILDGFEKYYKEILPYSRAKDYFTEMYYNTDILKFYSKIKSFLGDGEGTENAEKIKKDILNYVDDHFDNYTEKVDMEIFQSLIGIYMAEIGEEFIPKYLNDLSEEYQRDYEKMSKELFSKTVLTKPRALKSYIEEKSIPELMKMILEDPMCKLSKSIIEVYNQNTMVNYDRINSDIKDLQRKYIKAQMEVFPEKKYSPDANGTLRLSYGKVRGYKSEKGVEYSPFSYLEGVVKKYKPGDYEFDLPQKLIDLYQKKDYGIYGKDGKMPVCFLGSNHTTGGNSGSPAIDAHGNLIGLNFDRVWEGTMSDINYDPSICRNIMVDIRYILFVIDKFADSKHLIDEMEIVHPKEKY
- a CDS encoding bifunctional nuclease family protein — protein: MKKDLLRLSIEGISYTKSENIYAIILSENSENRKIPIIIGAIEAQSILCAIERNTDNSRPAIHDLFKIFSDSYGIDLVYVIIDKIENGIFHSSIVCSRGGQEINNIDSKTSDAIALAIRFRAPIYIRKNIMDIAGLTILDNSDEEFLDEKKSKLRNSKETLIKLMQKAVEDEDYRLAEEIKNEINRISK
- a CDS encoding thymidylate synthase, with the translated sequence MKQYLDFLRTILDEGVKKDDRTGTGTLSIFGYQMRFDLSKGFPLVTTKKVHFASVAHELLWFLKGETNISYLKNNNVSIWDEWADENGDLGPIYGHQWRSWKNASGQSIDQITKVVNEIKLNPNSRRLVVSAWNVGELDHMKLPPCHILFQFYILNNKLSCQLYQRSADAFLGVPFNIASYSLLTVMIAQVTGLELGHFIHTLGDAHIYSNHIDQVKMQLSREPKTLSTIKLNNQVKDILDFKFEDFELQNYMCHAPIKASVAV